The Drosophila biarmipes strain raj3 chromosome X, RU_DBia_V1.1, whole genome shotgun sequence genome includes the window CTCGTTTATTCGAGAAGAAACGTtcttaaaatcaaaaagaGCGTTCCTTTTAAAATGAGAAACGATTTTGATATCGAGAAAAGGGGCTTGAAGTACCATtgataaaacgccaatcaagatcaaatttacttattttttcgAGAAGAAACGTTCTTAAAATCAAGAAGATTGCTCTCTTTTTACAATGAGAGACAATTTTGATACCTAGAGAACGGGCTTGAGAACGTTTTATAACTTCTACAAAACGTGTTgagatttgtttttaataaattaaaatcggatTTCGATTAATTTTGTGTTAATCCTTACAGACTGATTGAGGAATGCGGCGTGGCCATGTACTGTGATATGCACGCTCACTCACGAAAGCACAACATATTCATATATGGCTGTGAGAACAAACGCAACCCGGAGAAGAAGCTAACCGAGCAGGTCTTTCCGCTGATGCTGCACAAGAACAGTGCGGATCGGGTGAGTAGCCTCTGCCCAGATGGGCCACTATCCCATTTAGGTATCTccataaagtcgtccgattcgtAGTTCTCCTTCGAGAGCTGCAAGTTCAAGATCCAGCGCAGCAAGGAGGGCACCGGGCGTATCGTGGTCTGGATGCTGGGCATCACCAACAGCTATACGATCGAGGCCTCCTTCGGCGGATCCTCGTTGGGATCGCGCAAGGGAACGCACTTCAACACGCAGGTGGGTGTCGCTTGGCCCTTCACAAATACGAGTCTCACTCAACCTAATTCGAACTTAAAAATCCCAAAACCTTTTAGGATTACGAGCACATGGGACGAGCATTTTGTGAGACACTTTTGGACTACTGCGATGAGAATCCGAACAAAGTAAAGCGGCACGCAAAGttgtttaaacaaatcaaaaagaTAAGAAAACGCGAGAAACGCGAACAGAAAGCATTGAAATTACAGAAAATGGCCGATCAGGGATGTATAATGAACGACAAACTGAAAGTGAAACGTTCTGTGGAGAAGAGTGTCTCCTAGGAAGGTTCCATTCGATCCACACGACCCGAAACACACGCTCCTTTCTGTAAACTTGTGCCAGTTATCGTTGATTGTTATAATCGTATATCGTATATCGTGAATTGTTAATCGAAGTGCGTAACTGTAATCGCCAACGAGTCGCTGCCTGCGATCTGTCCTAAAAGCGCTGCTGTGCTGTACCCATGATTGAAATCCCAAATCCAAAACCATATCTTTAGGAAATTTTCAACCAAAACACCACAGTCACACACACATCGGCCAGAGCCACAGAGGTTATATGACAGATGTAGCACTTCTTTATATCTGGGCATATATCATCTGCATATGTATCCCATCGGGGATTCTGTATGCCGGGCATTGAATTGAACTAGTTTCAATGCTGTCTATTTGCGCGTATCGCagtttttctaatatttttgaGCACCCAGTTGCGTGGATAGAGCCGCAGACAGTGGAGGACACACTATCCACGCAATGGGTTCTTGGCTTATCTATCTTTACCTATCTTTATAATACACCTGATCCACCTGATCCCGCACAAACGTAACGAGTTAGTCACACCCAGCACAGCAACGCCAGGCATTCGAGCTCTTTATTCTTATACTCTTATATCCTAGTCACTCTAACTATAATTCGCGTTTCTTTCGATGTTGCTAGCTCGTAAGCGTAACCGTATTATTATAaccgaaaaatattattttttgaaataaataccaTATCAACCGTATGATTTATGTTGTCTTCCTTTGGCTAGCCCTAAGTTTTTTCGCTTTCACTCTGGCTTTTATCGAACTGCTTTTAGTGAACTGCTTCATTATTCTGCACACTTCacattgattttgattttaaaccTTATTATGAtacatatatttcattttccttTTCGCCAGTGTATGATTTTTCACTAATCCAAATGCATTAACATTTAcaatagattttaaatttactcaAACAACAGGACAGGCTAcgatccaagataatagaaaGACTGATGCGAGAAGGCTCCAGTGCCGATGAGCCATTGAATATTCCCCTGTCGGATTACTCCAGGTGGGTTCAGCCCTCAAAGGGTGTTTTGGTATCGTTGGGAGAGGGGCTAGGGCTAAGGAAAACCCCTTCCAAATCCCTTCTACTGCTACTAACCGACGCTAATCACTACTAATGTCTACTAATCCCGATCCCTTAGCGACGAGGGCAACTGCAGCTCGAGCTCGGATAACGAGGGCAAGCACTCGATAACCGCTTCCGACCTGGAGGGACCCTGTTGTGCCCCCACCCGAGCACCGCCCAGTTCGCCCGAGGTGATCCACGAGATCCGCAAGGTAAGTGGCGGTCGATCTAGCTCCTACTGCACTGCACCTGCACTCCCAGCTCCCACTATTACCACCTGTTTCCCATTACAATACTCAGTTCCGCATGCGACGCATGCGCAAGGTGATGCACGAGCTGGACAGGATCTATTTTACGCCGCTGTTCCAGCGCAAATTCAAAACGCTGACCACCCTGAAACGCAGGCGCCACAAAATGGGTCCCGTCAAGACGACTCCGAACGGGAAGCGTCTGCggggcggaggagcaggagccccCACAGGCGATGTCCCTTCCGTGGCCACCAGCCAAACCGGAGCTTCGATCGTGGAGACCAGCGCCACCCAACAGCCCAATCCCGTCATGCAGTTGGCCAGAAAGCCACCAGGCAAGAGCGCCCAGCCAAACGGAGCTGAGAGTTCCGAAAGCACCGACAGCCTGGATTCCTCGCAATCGGAATCTCTAAGAGATCCAGAGTGCTCTAGTGCCAGCACTGGCATCGGCTCGGGAATCGGAACAGGAAGCGGAACAGGGACAGCAGCCGGAAAAGAGACCGGACGGAAGGCCAAGGCCACCGGAGGCGGGGCCAAGAAAACGGGCAAGAAGAAAAAGTTTATGCCCACGGAGAAGAGGAAGCCGGTGGTCAATCAGAAGTTGCACGTGGATCGCAATTTCCGGCTGTGGCTGGCCAACCGGCGCATCTACATCTACCGCCGAAAGAAGGTATATGCCAAGCCATAAAGGCACGGAATCATATGAGGGTGCTACAGAAATCATTAGggttaaaaaacacttataAAGGTGTCcataagtatgcaacaatatattttaaataccgaattattcactgcatacttttagacaccttcaAGTGAATTAAAACACTTTTGACAAATGAAAGAAATGGGAAGAAATGAGTGTCCGAAAGAAtgcaacaatattttaaatcccAAACGATACATTagtcactgcatacttttggacaccttCAAATTATTCGGAATATCTATGAGCTACTAACGAAAAATTGCCACTCACATAGATTGTTTCTTCACTCGTACTGTGACGCACAGCACCACTTGGCACGCCAGCACAACTAACTTGATCATTTCCCATCTCGCCTCGAATCTCCCGCATCTAATCCGTTCAGTCCACACAGGCGCGTCGCACCAAGGTGAGAAACAAGCCGCCGAAGAAGCGCGGCGAGGTGGTGCGCACCACCCTGGACCTGCCCACCACTGATCCCGGCTCGGACCTGCACTTCTCCACTGACGACGAGGAGCACTCGCCGACGACCGGACAAAATGGCTACGGGGCAGTGGCTCCGCTCCGGCACACGCTGCTCCAGAGCGATCTGCAGAGGCGGTACATCGAGGAGATTGGCGACACGGTGGTCCAGAAACCGAAGGCGGCCCACATGCCGCCAGAACTGATCGTGACCACGCCCTCGAAGAGCGGCACTCCGGGCGGTGGCAAGAAGCTGGATGTCTACAAGCTGACTCCACGCACTGCCCCCGAACTGGACACGGGTGGCCACCACATCGGCATGATGCAACGACAGGCGGGCGGAGCTGGCACATCCGCCAGGCGCACCTACTCGTGGCACAACCTCGATCAGCAGGAGATACCCAGTGGGAGTGGCGGTGGTCAGGGCAAGGCGGCCAACTTCTACATGGGCGAATCCAAGCCAGCGATGAAGGCGATGACCAAGCCGCCAGCCAGAAGGTGTGTACTTTTCCGTTGCGAATTCTTCAGCAGATGAACTGCCATTGAAAGTGGtctgtcttttgtttttaggAGTGGCGTTCCAAGCAATTTCATACCCCAAAGGCAGGGCAATGTGCCAACGGCCGATGACCTGCAGCTCAAGCTCTCGCTGAAGAAGAAAGTCTGGACGGGAGCGCACGGTGATGCAGACGGGCGTCCTCTGGCCTGGTACAAGGGTCACTCGATAGCAGGATCCCAAATGGCCAACACCACGACGGCCATACGCAGCGcaggcggtggtggtggcggtggaggaggagctggtggTGGCCAGAACCGCACCATGTTCACTTCTAGTGGCAGGGAGCCACCGACAGCTGTCTCAGGCGGCATAAACATGGGCGTGCCACCCGCCTTTATGGGCGCACCACGCAAGCCCAGGAAACTGGAGCAAGTGGATCTGTTCAAGTAGGTGTTTAGCCTCACTGGAATCCAATATTTCTAACGTCCTCTCCTCCGGCAGTGCGTGTTCCCAGAAGCTTCTGCTGTGGCAGCAACAGGAGGAGCACAAGCGCTCCCAGCCGCAGCAGGCGCAGCGCTTGCTGAAGGTGGAGGATCCGCATCAGCAGACGCTGCATCCGAGGGATCGCGATCGTGACCGAGAGCAGCAAGCCTTCAAGCCCATGCACCTGGCTAGGAAGTCGGCGGGCACGAGTCAGGCCAAGGCCATCCAGAATCTGGTGGCAGCCGAATCGGGCGGGAAGGTGAAGCGCAAGTCCAGCAGCATGATGAAGATAGCGGAGACCACGCAGCTGGTCACGCGCTTTGCCAGGAGTCGCAACAGCGCCGGAGGCTCTGCGATGCAgcaggtgcagcagcagcagtacatgcaccagcagcagcaccagcgcATGATGTTCAAGGGCCAGGGTGGCGGCGGTTCCGGATCCGTGGCCGCTCGCATGCACTCCGCCGGCGTGATGGGCCACATGCAGGGCCACGGTGGCGGCGGAGGACGAGCACCCAACAAATTCAAGACCGGCGGCCTGGTGATCACGGCCGTCCAGCAGCCGGCCAATATGCCAGGCGGTGGCAGCTCGCGGCGCATGAGGAATGCGGCCGGACTGCAGGCCAAGAGCAGCACGGGCGCCCTGGGATCCTCCTCCGGCCTGCAGATGCAGTATCAGCGCAGCAGTGGCAACGTCCAGGCCAACAAGTCCGCGACTGGCATCTCCCTGGACACCGTGAATCTGGTGCGCAAGGTGAAGACCAAGCTGAAGAAGCGCAAGTCCCGCACTCTGTCCAACGGAGCGCCCAAGTAGTGGGGCTGCCCGGTGCTCTCCGACTGATCCGGCAGATCCGTAAAGGAGCCCCACAGCTTTCGTTCCAAATTCTAGTCGAATTAAATCTCCCCTCCCCCATCTTTGATCTTTGTTACGCAAAAGACGACAAGGAAAAGATTAGCAAAATTATCCAAATACTTGATAGTGCCCTAGACCCTCTCCATACGCCTGCATATATGTAATCTCGATCTCTGTACCTACAGTTAATCCCCACAACAATGTTGAAAGTCCTAGTGTGCgtgtgttgtttttttttcgctgGAAGTTTTTCTATTGAGATTTGCAATAAAACCGAAGAAAAAATGTGCAAACAGCGTGTGATTGCGGCGAGGGAGCGGGCCAAAGTTTGGTAAATAAGTAATGCTTGACCGCCGACCGAAAAATCAATTACGCACATGTCCGGCAATCGGGGGCCCCCGCAGGTGGGAGCACCCCGTTGGCAGGACGCGGGGCGGGCCCGCCTACGTACCTCCGGCAAAACCCACTGGCGTCCCTCGAACTCGCTCCTTGCACAATTCACGCCGCGACTCCTCAGCCACTTGACCGCTCGAAAACCACCGAAAAGTTTAAACTGGGCGAAAGGTAAACAAAACCAATTCCAAGAGTGACCTCTAGTGATGGCAGCGCCGAGCTTCGGGCAATCGATAGCTGCTGGTCGTGGTGATCGATAGTGGGATATCGTCTGTTTTCGAAAGTAGAAAGTTTAACGCTTTTtgcaagtaaaaaataaaaaatacaacaaattgtatttattttattaaaattatagcatttatttaaattcaagcaaaaatatatttattattacataCGCTAactacaaattttaaataattttactttAGCATTTATTTGTTAACATGTCATCATTTAAAATTGTCTTTTTTTATAGTGAGGCGCTTGCCTTACACGAATTTACACAAAAATAGAGTTATTAgccttaaaaaagaaattcccAATTACTTTTTCATAAAttgtatgaaaaaaataataaaaaaatttaataaattaaaagcatgCAACGTTTTCTAATAGTTAGGCGTTTGACAGAAgcaattgaaataaataaaataataaaaatcacaaataatctttaataaataattacatatataaaatattattagattATTCCACACCGCCCATTGATTTTAGCACTGGAGTTGgatttacatatattttggaATGCAGCGCCCTAGGCGCCCTGGTTTATTTGATTTAGTTTATTTGTTATATACCCAAGCCATTATGCTAGATTAAACTACGTACACATGCATGCGGGacgtgtgtggtgtgtgtatACTGTATACTGGTTAAGTGTTGTGTCCTGGTGGCCTTCCTTCTTCTGATTATCCTTGTAaccatcctcctcctcctccgccgcctcctcctcctccgccgcctcctAATAATTCTCCTGGATATCCTCCTGGCCCTTCTCCTGGTCACCTTCCTGATCATCCTCTTGATCATCCTCCTGATCATCCTCCTGATCATCCTCCTGATCATCCTCCTGATCATCCTCCTGATCACCCTCCTGATCCTCCTTCTGGCCCTCCTCCTCTTCACCAACTACCACGTTTGTTCTTGCGGGCGGGGAAGCAGCAATGATTTAACTAAGTCTAGGTGACTACGAATAAATAGAGTAAACGCAAGGCTAAAACGAGCAAACGAAACGCAAGAATTCCGCGAAATACAACTGGAACCGGCTCTAAACGTTGACGGCATTCTGCAGAGCCGTCTTGTCATCCACAATGATGTTGGCGGCCGTGGTGGTTGGATTGGAGCTGAGCAGCTGCTTGGTGGACGAGCTGGAGGAGTAGCTGTCACTGGAGCTGCGCGTCGAGGCCGAGTTCCCGCTGATCGGGCTGTCCAGCATGTCTGGAGGAGGGCAAAACAGTTTGTCTTCGGTCAAGTTCCAACATTAAACAGACTATCTACATACCTGGGAGGGAGCTTACGTTGTTGGACTTCAAATCCACAACCGTAGCCACCGAACCCGATCCCACCATGTTGCCCACCGAGGTGGACTTTTTGTGCAGGTTCTTCTTCACCGCACTGCTGAAGCCCACGACGACGGGTCCCACACCAGCTGATGCGCCTACTGAGCCGGCGCTCCTGCCCACGCCCAGGCCGCCATTGACGCAGTTGCCGGCGCCCAGGGGATCACCGCTCTTGGCCCGCTCCGTGGGACACAGGGGGCTCAATATCGAGTTCTGAGTATCTTCCGGCGTGTAGTAGTCCGAATCCTCGGCCGTGGCCTCGGTGGGCGAAGGTGTTCCGCCTCCGCTAAGTTCTGGTCTCGGCTTGGTGCGCTTTAGCGATGAGCCCTTCTTGAGGCTGGACTCCTCGGTCGGCCCATCGCCACCGGCACCGCCACTCTTATCCACATCGTCTGCCTCCAGGCAGGCCACCACCTGCTTCAGGGATTTGCTAGAGACGTTCTTGCTCTTGCTGCCGGGCGATAGAAGCGGCGACAGCTTCTCGTTCTCACTGTCCTCGTCGTCATCGGTGCCCGCAGAGCCATCGCCACCGGATCCAGCCGTGGATCTGGGATACTTGCGTTCGTTGACGATCTGCAGCTTGTCCTGCTTCGGCTCAGGCGAAGTGGATGCCCCCAAAGTGGGCGAAGTACAGGTGGCCGTGCTGGACTTCTTCGGATCGCTTTCGATCTCCACGGAATGTGTGGATGAGCCGTTGCCATTGCCGTTGCCGCCGCCAGACTGGTTGGTAATGGTGCCCACTTCACTGGTCGATGTGCATGTCGAGGCGTTCTTCTTGATCTTCGGGCGTCGCTGGCTGCTGGACTTGATGGGCGAAGTGGCCTTGATGTCGGCGCTGGTCATTGTCGAAGCGGCCACTGTGGCAGCGGAGTCTGTGATGTCGTGTTCGCTGGTCCTGAAGGGGAGTTAGCCAGGTAAGTATTCGGTTTGACCCGAGGAAGCCCAAGAACTCACCTGGCCCTGGCCACATACTGCGGGGGTCCGTTGAGCGCCTCGATCAGCGAGACTGGAATATAGCCCGGCGGCACGTCCACCGGCGCCGGCTCTCCTGCCGTCGACGTGGGCGTATTCTGGTGCAGCACATGCGTGCTAATGCCCTTCTGGACAGCTCGGATCTGAAGCAACGCGCGGAAGGGTGCTCGGCAAATGGGGCAGTTGTTGGCCTGGTAGCGCAGCGAGTCCGCACACGAATTGCACAAACAGAGGTGGCGGCAGGGCAGGATCAGCGTGTCCCTGGTCTCGCTCATGCAGATGACGCACTCGCTGCCATGATCGTCGATCTCCTCGTCCAGCGACGTCTTGTTCACCGCCTTGTTCTCGATGCCGTAGATCTCCTGCAGCAGGTAGCACAGGCCATCCACGAAGATCTTCTGTTTAAGGGCTCGCAGCACATAGCTGCCGTTCTCCGGATGATGGTCGATCACACAGATGGTGGTGTGCGACTGGCGGCACTCGTCGCTGCCCTCCTCCACCACACAGTGAATGGCCACCGGATACTGCTCGCGCCCGGGGCTGTAGCCCAGCTCATCCTCGGGCATCTGCTGCGGATTGAAGACGTGGCCCGGCTGCGAGAAGCACTGATTGATGCCCTTCTCGTAGTGGTAGGTCTCCGAGGTGAGGCCCTCGCGCGGCACCAGTGTCACGCCACTGGGACTCACGTCCTCCGAGCAGAAGTAGTAGATGGTAATGGCGCACTTGGCGTCCGAGTCGAAGGTGAACTCGATGTTGTAGGAGCAGGGTGGCGGTGGTGGAGTCAAGTCCGCATCCCCGCCACCCAGGCCCATCGAACAGAGCACATTGCCGTCCACATCCTCGATGGTCACGTTGGACTTCTCCTTCTCCAGATCCAGATCCCGGTCGATGTCCTTCATGGGCTTGGGCTTGTCCAGCACAACGCCGCCCATCTTCTTGTCGTTCAGCGTCTTCACGAAACGCACCGACTCCTTGCGGATGTTGACCAGACTCTTCAGGGTCTTGGTCGGCTCGTTGGCCTGCGGTGGCGGATAGGGGAAGGCCGTTGGCCTGTTGCCCAGGAAATTCAGATCCGCGTTCTCGCCGAACAAGTACGACTCCGGTTGGGGCGTGTCGAAGCGCTCGCCGCCCATGATGAAGTGGGTGCCGAAGAAGTTGCCCATCCTCGGGGGGTACTTGTAGGCATTGTTTGTGCTGGGGTCCGCCTCCTCCACCGCCGCGTTCTGCCTGCTCACCAGGTTGCCCATTTGGTAGGGGTGTCGCTTCGTCCCGATGTCCGATCCTAGCCGATGTAGCTCCTGGCTCCTGGTTCGCTGCTCTGGCTTATTGTTCTGATTTCCTTTCTCTTCTGTTCCTCTATTTTCCTCCTTTCTTTCGGAGCTGCCAAGCCATCGATTGCAAATGCTATCGGGTGTTTCGATAGTGAGTTCTCGCCAGCGATTCCCTCTGCCAGTTATCGATGATTTGAACGGTAGAAAAAGCTGTTagaattcatttatttttaaaaataattttatgtcttttttactttctaaatgaaaaaatattttattgaaagaacTATTCTGGTTTAGAGCACAACATAAATGACTTGTTGTTGTCGTCCCCGAAACTGTGGGAATGCATTTTTAGATTCATTGAAAAGGTGCCTctggcaaattaaaaaaaatatatatttttttattttgggatTACTGCCCCGTTGAAaatctgttttaaaattaaatgtacaCTTGCGACGTGTGCAATTTACAAGGATTTCGTTATTGGTAATCTCAAGGATATGCTGATTGCCAAAAATCtagttgtttttattatcaagTTTATACATAATTAACAAAGTCACACCAATACTATGCCAAAagctaaatattttacaacattttagagaatttttttcctaccagaaaatattaattacttattgaacttaataataaaataaatcaaataatgtGTAATAAAAATGCGAATTTGTATTTCAGTCCCTTTCTATACTCatatttgtattgttttttttttttaaattaaatcaataatttcTCGTTATACTCCACGTATTAAAGCTATTAAGTTGGTTGATATacgtttaataaatatttatatgttgtactaaaaaatatatacctaaatataaataaattaattagccAAAATGTACCTAGGTACCAGCCACTCGCAGCCGGCGTTGCCAGACAGCTCCGGGCCCGCGTTGCCAACGAACTGGACGCCAGCGTTGCCAACGAATtcaaagcaacaacaaacggCGCCAAAACAGCGTAGGCAAAGAGAAAAGCGAAAACACGGCAATTCGCAGCAAATCACGGAGCAAttcgcacgcacacacgccACCATGAGCATGAGCATGGACGAGTCCATCTGCGCGTACTTCGTGAACAACCTGAAGCCGGCTGGCGACGGCGGAGGGGCCGGTGCCGGGGCCACGGCCGCCCAGGAGGCGGACACTCTGGAGCAGTTTGAGGCGTCGCTGGAGCTGCTGGGCCAGCAGCTGGCCGAGACCCAGATCCGGCAGATAAAGCCCAGCGAGGGCTATCCCCTGATAGCCGCCGGCAACCTGACCAAAAAGGACGTCTTC containing:
- the LOC108023963 gene encoding cytosolic carboxypeptidase Nna1 isoform X4 gives rise to the protein MQKGVKDKENRNASTGPEICEFHQQPSKQNDGFLGSFLSKGLKTNQLVVNTDEKTLRPVARLKEPRDLFALPKDKDNDCSQQAPRWPVECQVIEERITHIPYVPATPEPLNAPTGNELKPRPVGEENGIVVFSYSPISAVNYEKPKAKKEEDESSDESDYSSDSRQDSTPPSRATPMRLAGGGGCARGKLNSVSKMINNVDNRSTSGSLDDNDDYYDDEYDTSGGQGEAKEKAIIKDLIEAKKKRYQEQAAVVTPAGGGGTARNSRAASHSRISKDPSDIDDIWKNNTSEYKPASPRYVLSQFGKNVAKAMIDRIVDYDDPSLVPPSGSQKVSNKYAVAPVKLPKTNIARLEVAFERSARQDRSAAVAPKSHSGKGISRDAVDNDRHRLRDSTSSEDTSSSGVGEEEEVSDSESENSGSGDGLHRILGSNSARLAGGSEKRTRPSSGSVSDTETLVGDESRSRLAGSGSLQQQDNSRFRSRQSPPLRVIPHTHAATVAAASAAALARGRHRDKDGCLGGKDESARGGGGYDMPMGMGAGGGAGTTTGTSTGTRTTSPVGNNVFRLSRDQQMLLNSTASQETTGTLNSFASTNQTTTTTSSQSFLCSDLTQAQFSRSAVGGARFVTNCHPMNPEEYDGLEFESRFESGNLAKAVQITPTYYELYLRPDLYTSRSKQWFYFRVRRTRRKMLYRFSIVNLVKSDSLYNDGMQPVMYSTLGAKEKSEGWRRCGDNICYYRNDDESASNSANEDDEDNSTYTLTFTIEFEHDDDTVFFAHSYPYTYSDLQDYLMEIQRHPVKSKFCKLRLLCRTLAGNNVYYLTVTAPSSNEENMRRKKSIVVSARVHPSETPASWMMKGLMDFITGDTTVAKRLRHKFIFKLVPMLNPDGVIVGNTRNSLTGKDLNRQYRTVIRETYPSIWYTKAMIRRLIEECGVAMYCDMHAHSRKHNIFIYGCENKRNPEKKLTEQVFPLMLHKNSADRFSFESCKFKIQRSKEGTGRIVVWMLGITNSYTIEASFGGSSLGSRKGTHFNTQDYEHMGRAFCETLLDYCDENPNKILNLLKQQDRLRSKIIERLMREGSSADEPLNIPLSDYSSDEGNCSSSSDNEGKHSITASDLEGPCCAPTRAPPSSPEVIHEIRKFRMRRMRKVMHELDRIYFTPLFQRKFKTLTTLKRRRHKMGPVKTTPNGKRLRGGGAGAPTGDVPSVATSQTGASIVETSATQQPNPVMQLARKPPGKSAQPNGAESSESTDSLDSSQSESLRDPECSSASTGIGSGIGTGSGTGTAAGKETGRKAKATGGGAKKTGKKKKFMPTEKRKPVVNQKLHVDRNFRLWLANRRIYIYRRKKSTQARRTKVRNKPPKKRGEVVRTTLDLPTTDPGSDLHFSTDDEEHSPTTGQNGYGAVAPLRHTLLQSDLQRRYIEEIGDTVVQKPKAAHMPPELIVTTPSKSGTPGGGKKLDVYKLTPRTAPELDTGGHHIGMMQRQAGGAGTSARRTYSWHNLDQQEIPSGSGGGQGKAANFYMGESKPAMKAMTKPPARRSGVPSNFIPQRQGNVPTADDLQLKLSLKKKVWTGAHGDADGRPLAWYKGHSIAGSQMANTTTAIRSAGGGGGGGGGAGGGQNRTMFTSSGREPPTAVSGGINMGVPPAFMGAPRKPRKLEQVDLFNACSQKLLLWQQQEEHKRSQPQQAQRLLKVEDPHQQTLHPRDRDRDREQQAFKPMHLARKSAGTSQAKAIQNLVAAESGGKVKRKSSSMMKIAETTQLVTRFARSRNSAGGSAMQQVQQQQYMHQQQHQRMMFKGQGGGGSGSVAARMHSAGVMGHMQGHGGGGGRAPNKFKTGGLVITAVQQPANMPGGGSSRRMRNAAGLQAKSSTGALGSSSGLQMQYQRSSGNVQANKSATGISLDTVNLVRKVKTKLKKRKSRTLSNGAPK
- the LOC108023963 gene encoding cytosolic carboxypeptidase Nna1 isoform X5; translated protein: MQKGVKDKENRNASTGPEICEFHQQPSKQNDGFLGSFLSKGLKTNQLVVNTDEKTLRPVARLKEPRDLFALPKDKDNDCSQQAPRWPVECQVIEERITHIPYVPATPEPLNAPTGNELKPRPVGEENGIVVFSYSPISAVNYEKPKAKKEEDESSDESDYSSDSRQDSTPPSRATPMRLAGGGGCARGKLNSVSKMINNVDNRSTSGSLDDNDDYYDDEYDTSGGQGEAKEKAIIKDLIEAKKKRYQEQAAVVTPAGGGGTARNSRAASHSRISKDPSDIDDIWKNNTSEYKPASPRYVLSQFGKNVAKAMIDRIVDYDDPSLVPPSGSQKVSNKYAVAPVKLPKTNIARLEVAFERSARQDRSAAVAPKSHSGKGISRDAVDNDRHRLRDSTSSEDTSSSGVGEEEEVSDSESENSGSGDGLHRILGSNSARLAGGSEKRTRPSSGSVSDTETLVGDESRSRLAGSGSLQQQDNSRFRSRQSPPLRVIPHTHAATVAAASAAALARGRHRDKDGCLGGKDESARGGGGYDMPMGMGAGGGAGTTTGTSTGTRTTSPVGNNVFRLSRDQQMLLNSTASQETTGTLNSFASTNQTTTTTSSQSFLCSDLTQAQFSRSAVGGARFVTNCHPMNPEEYDGLEFESRFESGNLAKAVQITPTYYELYLRPDLYTSRSKQWFYFRVRRTRRKMLYRFSIVNLVKSDSLYNDGMQPVMYSTLGAKEKSEGWRRCGDNICYYRNDDESASNSANEDDEDNSTYTLTFTIEFEHDDDTVFFAHSYPYTYSDLQDYLMEIQRHPVKSKFCKLRLLCRTLAGNNVYYLTVTAPSSNEENMRRKKSIVVSARVHPSETPASWMMKGLMDFITGDTTVAKRLRHKFIFKLVPMLNPDGVIVGNTRNSLTGKDLNRQYRTVIRETYPSIWYTKAMIRRLIEECGVAMYCDMHAHSRKHNIFIYGCENKRNPEKKLTEQVFPLMLHKNSADRFSFESCKFKIQRSKEGTGRIVVWMLGITNSYTIEASFGGSSLGSRKGTHFNTQDYEHMGRAFCETLLDYCDENPNKDRLRSKIIERLMREGSSADEPLNIPLSDYSSDEGNCSSSSDNEGKHSITASDLEGPCCAPTRAPPSSPEVIHEIRKFRMRRMRKVMHELDRIYFTPLFQRKFKTLTTLKRRRHKMGPVKTTPNGKRLRGGGAGAPTGDVPSVATSQTGASIVETSATQQPNPVMQLARKPPGKSAQPNGAESSESTDSLDSSQSESLRDPECSSASTGIGSGIGTGSGTGTAAGKETGRKAKATGGGAKKTGKKKKFMPTEKRKPVVNQKLHVDRNFRLWLANRRIYIYRRKKSTQARRTKVRNKPPKKRGEVVRTTLDLPTTDPGSDLHFSTDDEEHSPTTGQNGYGAVAPLRHTLLQSDLQRRYIEEIGDTVVQKPKAAHMPPELIVTTPSKSGTPGGGKKLDVYKLTPRTAPELDTGGHHIGMMQRQAGGAGTSARRTYSWHNLDQQEIPSGSGGGQGKAANFYMGESKPAMKAMTKPPARRSGVPSNFIPQRQGNVPTADDLQLKLSLKKKVWTGAHGDADGRPLAWYKGHSIAGSQMANTTTAIRSAGGGGGGGGGAGGGQNRTMFTSSGREPPTAVSGGINMGVPPAFMGAPRKPRKLEQVDLFNACSQKLLLWQQQEEHKRSQPQQAQRLLKVEDPHQQTLHPRDRDRDREQQAFKPMHLARKSAGTSQAKAIQNLVAAESGGKVKRKSSSMMKIAETTQLVTRFARSRNSAGGSAMQQVQQQQYMHQQQHQRMMFKGQGGGGSGSVAARMHSAGVMGHMQGHGGGGGRAPNKFKTGGLVITAVQQPANMPGGGSSRRMRNAAGLQAKSSTGALGSSSGLQMQYQRSSGNVQANKSATGISLDTVNLVRKVKTKLKKRKSRTLSNGAPK